The nucleotide window TTGTTTCAAAGAGTAAAGTGAGAATCATCAACCTAAATTTAGCactaattaaaaagaatgtAATGTTGTTGGATGAGAAACGAACCACGTGTCTGTGTTGCTCGAACCTTTCACGGAGGTTAGCTACctgaaaaagatgaataagaacaagaaaaatgattaaataattaaagttagggacccaaagtaaaaaaaagataatcGGAAGGGTGAATGACCCGGTGATATCAATGTATATCAATTTAGCTTAGCTTGTGAAGGTGGAAAGTGTGAGAACTCATCATCAAACAGAAAATTATTGAACAAAAAGAAATGTCaagaataatacataaaatcaTACTTAGTTTtctatttcaaaattcaaaacaaaactGAATACAATGCTATAAGGGAATCACAGATACAGGGGGAATTTTACACATATATCAGCACACTGGATTAGTGATGGCAACATCAGAAACAGAAGCTAGCACCAGTTGGGGTTAAAGTACTGCTCCTGCTTCTCTAGCCTTTCTGTGTTTGTGCCTCATCCTGAAATACtccctcttccttgctctataGCTGTTGGGATTCTCAGGTTGCACTTCTCGTGGGTAAACACTCACCTGAAGTAGaagaaatcataataattaagCTTCAATTTGTATTCTCTATAATTTTTCTAAGTAACATAATCAAGGTGTAAAAAGATTCACTTAACATTTTTCCTGTCAGGCCCAAATTTTTTACAACTCCATCAATCAAGGAGAAGATGGTATAGTCTTTGCCAAGTCCCACATTCTTTCCTGCATGAAACTAACAGTATTGtccaaaacaaaatcaaaacttaGATGATCCTGTAtggtgtttttttttctctttttcaaagTGATGGGATGCTACACATTTTATATTACTCGTAAATTTCTAACTGCCAAAAACATGGTAATGGTCAAATTTGAATCTTTAGAGAAACCACAATAACTAAGTTTgacattcaatcattcataacATAGTATAGTTGAATAACAATTTAATGTTCACAAGTTTGATTAAATCAAgcaaaaaaactaaattatgaataaacCTCCTCATGCAAAGATTTCAGCACAATTCCTGGAACGGGATCTGGACAAAACTCATCAGGAGTGAAGTTGCAGAGCACCCGTATAATCAACGAAAGGGTGATGGATGGACATACCTGCTCAACAATTAAAGAAACAGAATAAACATAATGATAGAGCAAcaaaaaagaaagtgaaaaggAAATGGTACAGAAGAGAATTAACCTCTCGTCTGACTTGTTTATCCATAAGCATATCCTTTGGGAGCATTAGAAGATCACTCAAATTGTTaaggagaagaaaagatttAGGTTTGCTATCGTTGTCCCTGCTCTCATCGTTCTCACCACTCTCCTGATCTTGCAGACAATCTTCAACATCCATGCTGAACATATCAGTAAGCCATCGAGACCAATTGCCAACCTACAGTTCAAGTAGTCCTTTCATAAGCCTAAACAAACTTTCCATAAGATGAAAACGTGAAACTACAGTAGTTGTGCTGTTCACATCAACATGTTtgtaaaccccaattttgttaGTTCAtattaatcatttttatttccAACAATCACTACAGCAATATTCTATGCTAGGCAACAAAAATTTGAATCTTATGCATAATGACTATCCCTCTAAGAAAGTGGTGCTTTAATCAATAAAAGATTTTTCTATTGTCCAAACATTCAAATTCAAGTTATAGACACACCCCATAAGATTTAATACAAACAAATATATACATACAGAATTTTTCAGCTGTGCACCAGAACCAAAGCTCAAATCTCCTGCGGGAATTGGCAAAACCTTCGAATCCACAATAGGATCTGATACAGGATCAGTTGGGATCTCAAGTGCTGACTCCCAAAGAATTGCATTGAACATTGCTACATATAGTCTAGCTATGCAATGTTCCATGACCTGAGAAAGGTTTTACATCTACTCAGTATTTCAAGCAAAGTAAAGGGGAATGAAAAGCTCCTTACAGAAAGGAAGGATAAAAGTAACAAAGAAAAAGCATACCATTCTAGCCAAAACAGGCAAACAACCACACTCATGACCTCCTGCTCGAACAGGACAGAGCCTCAGGACAGGAAGGATATAAGTAAGgtttattcataatttagttTTTTGCTTAATTTAATCAAACTTGTGAACATCAAATTGTTATTCAGTggtgaaggagaaagagaataCCAAAATACCAAACAAATTACTCGAATCTAATTAACTAAACACACTTCAATACAAATGTCAcctgaaaataaataaacatcttAAAATGTCACCCAAATCAAATACGATTTCAGCTAAAAAATGGCGTATCTGGCTCATGCATCAACTTGGTTACTCTCAAATTTCAACATTCTAATtgaaatacaagaaataaacaAGACCATAGTTGTTGTGTTTGTGATTACAGAGTAGAAACCGGTTTCAAAAATGGCATATCTGGCTCATGCATCAACTTGttgggtatttttcttgtggTGCCAGGTGATTCACACATTATTTAAGGGATCAGACTTTCACAgccatattttgttttatttgagtTCATCAAGAATCCAACAAATTTAGCTTGAGACCTAATAGTAAGAATTGAAACTACACAATACTTGAAACTATTAATTAgtagaattgaaagaaaaagaaaactaataaTAAGCAATAAATAGAATAAGCAACTCATCCTGGTATTCCTGCGCAGCAACTAATCATGGCCAAACTCACCTGTGTTAATGGAATAAAACCCCTAAATTCACGGGTTCTCCTGCGCTGCACAATAGCATGCATGTTCATCAATTCATGATGTCACAGATTATTGTACCAAACCCCCAAATTGAAACCTAAATTCAGAACCCTAACCTCGCGAATGAAGAAAGCTTTCAGTTGAGCGCAGAGTCTTCGAGATGTGACCCGCAGCGAAGAGAAGCGACGATGAAGATGAGTGGGGAAGATGAATGAGCGCAGAGTCTTCCTGGAGTGGTGAGTGGTGACGCCGTGAGTGGTGAGTGGTGATGGCAAACACTTTTCTCTGATTTGGGGGTGATGACGGTGGTGAGGGCGGCGTAGCGACGATGGTAGGGCGGCGCAGCGACGGTCAGTAGTGCAACAATGTGGAGAGTGGTGAGTGCGGGTGAGTGGTGAGTGGGAGAGGGTCAATGGCGAGAATGAgagggtggtgcacgaaattgcaatcacacttttgcaatttcgcacaactaaccagcaagtgcactgggtcgtccaagtaataccttacgtgagtaagggtcgatcccacggagattgtcggcttgaagcaagctatggttatcttgtaactcttagtcaggatatcaataattatcagggttgattgtaaaaagcaaaagaacatgaaataagtacttgttttgcagtgatgggaaacaggttgaggttttggagatgctttatcttctgaatctctgctttcctactgtcttcttcttcaagcacgcaaggctccttccatgacaagctgtatgtaggggttcaccattgtcaatggctacctcccatcctctcagtgaaaatgttcaacgcgctctgtcacagcacggctaatcatctctcggttctcaatcgggttggaatagaatccagtgattcttttgcgtctgtcactaacgcccagccctcaggagtttgaagctcgtcacagtcattcaatctttgaatcctactcaaaataccacagacaaggtttagaccttccggattctcttgaatgccgccatcaattctagcttataccacgaagattctgattaaggaatccaagagatatctactcaatctaaggtagaacggaagtggttgttaggcacacgttcatagttgagaatgatgatgagtgtcacggatcatcacattcatcagatttaggaacaagtgatatcttagaatggaagcaagcatgattgaatgaaaaacagtagtaattgcaataatccatcaagacacagcagagctcctcacccccaaccatgcgGTTTAGatactcatgccgtagaagatacaatgagaaacgtgtaatgtgtcatgaggtacaggtacaatatcaaaagatcctattaatagtgaactagtaacctagggtatacagaaatgagtaaatgacgtaagaatccacttctgggtccacttagtgtgtgcttgggctgagcattgaagctttcaagtgtagagactttttctggagttaaacgccagcttttatgccagtttgggcgtttaacNNNNNNNNNNNNNNNNNNNNNNNNNNNNNNNNNNNNNNNNNNNNNNNNNNNNNNNNNNNNNNNNNNNNNNNNNNNNNNNNNNNNNNNNNNNNNNNNNNNNNNNNNNNNNNNNNNNNNNNNNNNNNNNNNNNNNNNNNNNNNNNNNNNNNNNNNNNNNNNNNNNNNNNNNNNNNNNNNNNNNNNNNNNNNNNNNNNNNNNNNNNNNNNNNNNNNNNNNNNNNNNNNNNNNNNNNNNNNNNNNNNNNNNNNNNNNNNNNNNNNNNNNNNNNNNNNNNNNNNNNNNNNNNNNNNNNNNNNNNNNNNNNNNNNNNNNNNNNNNNNNNNNNNNNNNNNNNNNNNNNNNNNNNNNNNNNNNNNNNNNNNNNNNNNNNNNNNNNNNNNNNNtacctgaaatcacagaaaaacacacaaactcatagtaaagtccagaaaagtggattttaactaaaaactaataaaaatataataaaaactaattaaaacatactaaaaacatactgaaaataatgccaaaaaaatgtataaattatccgctcatcagagggtCAATGACAAGAACGAGATTGTCAACGGCGAGAGTGTCGACAGCGAGAGTGAAGAGAGTGAGTGGGGGCAACGATGGTGAGCTTTGGAGGCAGGGTTTCCACTTCGACGACGGTGCTTGTGGGGATGAGGGTTTCTGAAAGGGGATGAGGGTTTCTGAAAGGGGATGAACCTGCTTGTGGATGTGAGTGATTTGAAGGGAATTTTACTTAGTGTATGAGTTTGCTTGTGGAGGGAATGaacaaaaattttactaagtgtgagtttatttgttttcagaagaaagaggaaaaaaTTTCACTAAGTGTTAAGTTTTTTGTTCTAGATATATTAGGCATCACTTTAAAAATGAacccaaaatttaataaataggCTACCCTCTAAAAGCGTCTCCTTTGATACAAAAAGTGAACCTATAGATATCaacctacggctacgctttataagtgatttctataatacctaaggctacactttttaaatgatgctGGAATTGTGTATcattttctcttataaaaagaCAACATGTGtatgaataggctacgcttttcaaatgtagcttaaaaaagtgtggctgaatgggcatttttcttgtagtgatttgatgcaaatcaaaaacttttgggacaaaattgaaacaaaataaaacttagaggtatttttaaaacttttgccaAATTTcggggacaaaaaatatactttatccttaTAAATATCTGTCTTTTTATATAGGATAAATGCtacatattcatattttttgttaatcaaGTCCAATCAAATTTgtctaaaacaacaaaaatcagttatgactaatattattctaaattttattgtttaacttGGTTAGACTTAATTTATAACAAGATTTGGATGTATAGTATttcttttacatatatataagtaaatacttatttaaaaatttacttcTTATACAATTAGAAGTCAATTCTTATTGAAATTTATAGTTGAAaaagttctttcaattaatGTAGTTGttacagaaaaaaattaaaactaatataaaaaaagataaataacattATTTCGAGTTGATTtctaaaaaaaacacaaatttcatttaaattgagaattgatcattctaaTGACATctgatataaaatttttaaattgactaTGAAGtacaaaaattgaataaaaaattattattgggtcaaatttaataatttaataggggcaaataaatattattatcatatacaacttaaaaaaatttcaaatcgtAGTAGGGGCGATTGCCCCCACACTCATGTACATACATCCGTCCCTGAACGCAGCCTACGTTTATGAAATGGGcaatatttaacttttttttgaaaCTCAAAAACGCAGCTTGCGATTTAAATTGTcagaaactttttttttcaaaaacttcaaAACGCAGATTGCGTTTTATATAGAAAAGAATATTTTAATCGAGAGTCTTGCCTATAAATACGAAACACAATTTATTCGAAGTTCATCACTTCTACTCCTATTCCTCTTTCTTGCATATATTTCATAGTTGTGAGTTTTTTTTGGGCAATTAGTTGTGTCAAAAAAGTCGGGTTAGGTGAAGTTGACGTTATAGAAGGTATTGCAAATTTGCGAGTGTATTATACCAAACACACACGAAGGAGTGACTTTTGTTTGTGAATGTCTATTTTCATTTCCTATTCCATGCACCATAAGTTTTGTAGAGTTGTAAAATGGTCTTTGTGATAACATACAAAGTCACCATTTGAAAATGGTGAGCAACATCTTTTACAGGAATCCTATACAAGTATTTGGTGGACGGATACAGTTTCAAATAATGTTCATCACTGATGACGCATGTATGCAGTAGATGTTCTGTATTTATTAACAAACCTAATTTCACGTGCCGATGATAGAGCTGTACGTTGAGTTCGAACAACATATGAGGCTGGACGCAGTTGGCGAGGAGGTCAATGTTGATGAGATCGGGGATACAAATTGGAAAGAAGATAACAACGACAGTGAAGAGGAGTTCGAAGCCAACTATAAAGTCGATGACGAAAACGATGACGAAGACCTGACAGGCAATTCGGCGGTGCAAAATGAAGCGGATGCGATTGTAAGCCAGCACCCCTTTGGTGTTTCGTCTTTTATGCGGACTTTGGATCTCGAAGCCATGCATGCCCTAGAATTTTCTAAGTATGCAAATATGggtatgttattatttttaattaaagttatcactaccatttattttattttccttgtctAACTAACGGTAGTTCGCATGTCGTAGGTGAAGGCAATGTTGTGGCAGAAGATGATGAGTTTAGTGTCGGAATGGAATTTGGTTCTAGAGAGTCGCTGATATCTGCAATCAAAAGCTACACTATCTCTAGAGGAGTTGATTACACTGTGTATGAATTTGAGCCGCAGACattctatgcaaaatgcaaGGGTTATGGTGCAAGGTATGATTGGCTTATCCGAGCTAACTTGATTCAAAAGAAAGGTTGTTGGGAGATTAGGAGATACAATGGCAAACACACGTGCACCATGGAAACGAGTTTACAAGATCGTGCCAAGTTGGACTCAGACACAATTGCAGATGCTATTAGGCCATTGGTTGAAGCAGACTTGTCAATAAAGGTGAAGTCTATTATTGTAGAAGTTCAGTCCAGGTTCAACTACACTGTAAGTTACCGCAAGACTTGGTTGGCAAAGCAAAAATCTGTCGCAAAAATTTTCGGTGATTGGGAAGTTTCTTACCAGACTCTGCTAGTATGGTTGAAAGCAATGACTATGAAGATGCCAAGGTCttgtattcaaataaaaatagtccCCGTTTACCGTGAGAGTGAGGAGGTTCAAGGTGTAAGAGTTCTTCATCGCGTTTTTTGGAACTTCTATCCGTGTATTGTAGCATTTAGACAATGCAAGCCATTGGTACAGGTTGATGGCACACATCTGTACGGAAAATATAAAGGTGCACTTTTAGTTGCGGTTGCACAAGATAGGAACCAAAACATTGTGCTTATTGCATTTG belongs to Arachis duranensis cultivar V14167 chromosome 8, aradu.V14167.gnm2.J7QH, whole genome shotgun sequence and includes:
- the LOC107460352 gene encoding uncharacterized protein LOC107460352, which encodes MIELYVEFEQHMRLDAVGEEVNVDEIGDTNWKEDNNDSEEEFEANYKVDDENDDEDLTGNSAVQNEADAIVSQHPFGVSSFMRTLDLEAMHALEFSKYANMGEGNVVAEDDEFSVGMEFGSRESLISAIKSYTISRGVDYTVYEFEPQTFYAKCKGYGARYDWLIRANLIQKKGCWEIRRYNGKHTCTMETSLQDRAKLDSDTIADAIRPLVEADLSIKVKSIIVEVQSRFNYTVSYRKTWLAKQKSVAKIFGDWEVSYQTLLVWLKAMTMKMPRSCIQIKIVPVYRESEEVQGVRVLHRVFWNFYPCIVAFRQCKPLVQVDGTHLYGKYKGALLVAVAQDRNQNIVLIAFAIVEGYSRTKEEYNKNYQMLKEWGEAYTQWCDEFGVQRWVLAFDGGHHWDI
- the LOC107460353 gene encoding uncharacterized protein LOC107460353 — its product is MHAIVQRRRTREFRGFIPLTQVMEHCIARLYVAMFNAILWESALEIPTDPVSDPIVDSKVLPIPAGDLSFGSGAQLKNSVGNWSRWLTDMFSMDVEDCLQDQESGENDESRDNDSKPKSFLLLNNLSDLLMLPKDMLMDKQVRREVCPSITLSLIIRVLCNFTPDEFCPDPVPGIVLKSLHEEVSVYPREVQPENPNSYRARKREYFRMRHKHRKAREAGAHSVSRAATAWKLVLAGNEQGNEH